The following coding sequences are from one Delphinus delphis chromosome 19, mDelDel1.2, whole genome shotgun sequence window:
- the GAA gene encoding lysosomal alpha-glucosidase, translating into MMRWPPRSCPLLGVCALVSLAILGHILLHDFDVVPQELHSFSQEEIYPARQPKASSQGPQPVPRRHGNQRATPTQCDLPPDSRFDCAPDKAITQEQCEARGCCYMPARWPPGTQMGQPWCFFPPNYPSYRLENLTTTKTGYTATLIRATPTFFPKDIMTLRLDVLVETESRLHFTIKDPTNQRYEVPLETPRVRSQAPSTLYSVEFSEEPFGVIVRRKLDGRVLLNTTVAPLFFADQFLQLSTSLPSQHITGLAEHLGPLMLSTNWTKVTLWNRDVAPTPDVNLYGSHPFYLGLEDGGLAHGVFLLNSNAMDVVLQPSPALSWRSTGGILDVYIFLGPEPKSVVRQYLDIVGYPFMPPYWGLGFHLCRWGYSSTAITRQVVENMTRAHFPLDVQWNDLDYMDARRDFTFNKDGFGDFPAMVQELHQSGRRYIMIVDPAISSSSPAGTYRPYDEGLRRGVFITNETGQPLIGQVWPGLTAFPDFTNPEALDWWQDMVAEFHAQVPFDGMWIDMNEPSNFVRGSVDGCPNSNLENPPYVPGVVGGTLRAATICASSHQFLSTHYDLHNLYGLTEAFASHRALVKARGMRPFVISRSTFAGHGQYAGHWTGDVWSSWEQLSYSVPEILLFNLLGVPLVGADICGFLGNTSEELCVRWTQLGAFYPFMRNHNGLNSLPQEPYRFSETAQQAMRKAFALRYMLLPYLYTLFHGAHVRGETVARPLFLEFPEDPRTWTVDRQLLWGEALLITPVLKAGKVEVTGYFPRSTWYDLRTVPVEAFGSLPPPAPLTSAIHSEGQWVTLSAPLDTINLHLRAGHIIPMQGPGLTTTESRKKPMALAVALTASGEARGELFWDDGESLGVLDRGAYTQVIFLATNNTIVNQLVHVSSEGAGLQLRKVTVLGVATAPQQVVCNGVSVSNFTYGPDTETLDIPVSLTMGEQFLISWS; encoded by the exons ATGATGAGGTGGCCACCCCGTTCCTGCCCCTTGCTGGGGGTCTGCGCCCTAGTCTCCTTGGCCATCCTGGGGCACATCCTGCTTCATGACTTCGACGTGGTCCCCCAAGAGCTGCACAGCTTCTCCCAAGAGGAGATTTACCCAGCTCGCCAGCCCAAAGCCAGCAGCCAAGGGCCCCAGCCTGTCCCACGGCGCCACGGCAACCAGAGGGCAACACCCACACAGTGCGACCTGCCCCCCGACAGCCGCTTCGACTGCGCCCCAGACAAGGCCATCACCCAGGAGCAGTGTGAGGCCCGGGGCTGCTGCTACATGCCTGCAAGGTGGCCTCCGGGCACCCAGATGGGGCAGCCCTGGTGCTTCTTCCCTCCCAACTATCCCAGTTACAGGCTGGAGAACCTGACCACCACCAAGACGGGCTACACGGCCACCCTGATCCGTGCCACCCCGACCTTCTTCCCCAAGGACATCATGACCTTGCGGCTGGACGTGCTGGTGGAGACTGAGAGCCGGCTCCACTTCACg ATCAAAGATCCCACCAACCAGCGCTATGAGGTGCCCTTGGAGACCCCACGTGTCCGCAGCCAGGCGCCGTCCACGCTCTACAGCGTCGAGTTCTCAGAGGAGCCCTTCGGGGTGATCGTGCGGCGGAAGCTGGATGGACGGGTGCT GCTGAACACCACAGTGGCCCCCCTGTTCTTCGCCGACCAGTTTCTGCAGCTGTCCACCTCCCTGCCGTCCCAGCACATCACGGGCCTCGCCGAACACCTCGGGCCCCTGATGCTCAGCACCAATTGGACCAAGGTCACTCTCTGGAACAGGGACGTCGCCCCTACG CCCGACGTGAACCTATATGGATCTCACCCTTTCTACCTGGGCCTGGAGGATGGCGGTTTAGCTCACGGGGTCTTCCTGCTGAACAGCAATGCCATGG ATGTGGTCCTGCAGCCCAGCCCGGCCCTCAGCTGGAGGTCGACAGGCGGGATCCTGGATGTGTACATCTTCCTGGGTCCGGAGCCCAAGAGCGTGGTGCGGCAGTACCTGGACATCGTGG GCTACCCATTCATGCCACCGTACTGGGGCCTGGGCTTCCACCTGTGCCGCTGGGGCTACTCCTCCACCGCCATCACCCGCCAGGTTGTGGAGAACATGACCAGGGCACACTTCCCCCTG GACGTCCAGTGGAATGACCTGGACTACATGGACGCCAGGCGGGACTTCACTTTCAACAAGGACGGCTTTGGGGACTTCCCGGCCATGGTGCAGGAGCTCCACCAAAGTGGCCGGCGGTACATCATGATTGTT GATCCTGCCATCAGCAGCTCCAGCCCTGCCGGGACCTATCGACCCTACGACGAGGGTCTGAGGCGGGGGGTCTTCATCACCAATGAGACTGGGCAGCCGCTGATTGGGCAG GTGTGGCCCGGACTCACCGCCTTCCCTGACTTCACCAACCCCGAGGCCCTTGACTGGTGGCAGGACATGGTGGCCGAGTTCCACGCCCAGGTGCCCTTTGACGGCATGTGGATC GACATGAACGAGCCATCCAATTTTGTGAGGGGCTCAGTGGATGGCTGCCCCAACAGCAACCTGGAGAACCCGCCCTACGTGCCAG GGGTGGTTGGCGGGACCCTCCGGGCAGCCACCATCTGCGCCTCCAGCCACCAGTTCCTGTCCACGCACTACGACCTGCACAACCTGTACGGCCTGACCGAAGCCTTCGCCTCCCACAG GGCTCTGGTAAAGGCTCGGGGCATGCGCCCCTTTGTGATCTCTCGCTCCACCTTTGCCGGCCACGGCCAGTACGCCGGCCACTGGACAGGGGATGTGTGGAGCAGCTGGGAGCAGCTTTCGTACTCCGTGCCAG AAATCCTGCTCTTCAATCTGCTGGGGGTGCCCCTGGTGGGGGCCGACATCTGTGGCTTCCTGGGCAACACTTCGGAGGAGCTGTGTGTGCGCTGGACCCAGCTGGGGGCCTTCTACCCCTTCATGCGGAACCACAATGGCCTGAACAGCCTG CCGCAGGAGCCGTACAGGTTCAGCGAGACGGCACAGCAAGCCATGAGGAAGGCCTTTGCCCTGCGCTACATGTTGCTGCCCTATCTCTACACGCTGTTCCATGGGGCCCACGTCAGAGGCGAGACCGTGGCCCGGCCCCTTTTCTTGGA GTTCCCCGAGGATCCCCGCACCTGGACAGTGGACCGCCAGCTCCTGTGGGGGGAGGCTCTGCTCATCACCCCGGTGCTCAAGGCTGGGAAGGTTGAGGTCACTGGCTACTTTCCCCGCAGCACGTGGTATGACCTGCGGACG GTGCCAGTGGAGGCCTTTGGCAGCCTCCCACCTCCTGCACCCCTCACGTCTGCCATCCACAGCGAGGGGCAGTGGGTGACACTGTCCGCCCCACTGGACACCATCAACCTCCACCTCCGGGCCGGGCACATCATCCCCATGCAG GGCCCTGGCCTCACAACCACAGAGTCCCGCAAGAAGCCCATGGCCCTGGCTGTGGCCCTGACTGCAAGCGGGGAGGCCCGAGGGGAGCTGTTCTGGGACGATGGGGAGAGCCTAGGAGTGCTGGACCGTGGGGCGTACACGCAGGTCATCTTCCTGGCCACGAAC AACACCATCGTGAACCAGCTGGTGCACGTGAGCAGTGAGGGGGCTGGCCTGCAGCTGAGGAAGGTGACCGTCCTGGGGGTGGCCACAGCCCCCCAGCAAGTCGTCTGCAATGGCGTTTCTGTATCCAACTTCACCTACGGCCCTGACACGGAG ACCCTGGACATCCCTGTCTCGCTGACGATGGGAGAGCAGTTCCTCATCAGTTGGTCTTAA